One Mus musculus strain C57BL/6J chromosome 2, GRCm38.p6 C57BL/6J genomic window, ttaCATTTGTTAGTATTTGTATCATCTGTACTCTACATTCATAGAAATTAATTCAATGATCTAACAGTTCTTGTATTCCAACACAGATGGTCAGGAGTGGAAAAGGAATCCAAAATAAGAATGCCACAGAAGTGACAGAATTTATCCTTTTGGGTCTCTCAGACAATCCAGACTTGCAAGGTGTCCTCTTTGCATTATTCCTGATCATCTACACGATGACACTGGTGGGTAATTTGGGCATGATGGCCCTGATTAAGATTGACCGCAGTCTGCACACACCTATGTACTTCTTTCTCAGCAGCCTTTCTTTTGTTGATGCCTCTTATTCTTCTTCTGTCACCCCCAAGATGCTAGTGAACCTCATGGCTGAGGATAAGAGCATTTCTTTCAATGGATGTGCTACCCAGTTCTTTTTCTTCGGTTCCTTCTTGGGAACTGAATGCTTCCTGCTAGCCatgatggcctatgaccgctatgcaGCCATCTGGAATCCCCTGCTATACCCAGTTCTCATGTCTGGGAGAATTTGTTTCATGTTGGTGTCTACTTCATTCTTAGCAGGCTTTGGCAATGCAGCCATCCACACAGGGATGACTTTCAGACTGTCCTTTTGTGGCTCTAATAAGATCAATCATTTCTATTGTgacaccccacccctgctcaaACTCTCTTGCTCTGACACTCACATTAATGGCATTGTGATCATGGCCTTCTCCAGTTTCAATGTCATCAGTTGTGTTCTGATTGTTTTGATATCTTACTTGTGCATCCTCATTGCCATACTGAAGATGCCTTCAGCAGAGGGAAGACACAAAGCCTTCTCCACCTGTGCCTCCCACCTCATGGCTGTTACCATCTTTTTTGGAACAATTCTTTTCATGTACTTGCGCCCTACCTCTAGCTACTCTATGGAACAGGACAAAGTTGTCTCTGTGTTTTATACAGTAGTCATTCCAATGCTTAATCCTCTCatctatagtttaaaaaataaagatgttaaGAAAGCAGTGAAGAAAATCTTACATAATTATGTGGTTTGAGGCAAGGGTATATATTTTCACCCTATGTTAGTTGTATTGCTTTTTTTGTATacttacacacaaatatacaccgAGACCTGAATTTGATTTGAAGAgctgtgtttgctgtctctcttgtacacaatttttatttgaaatatatttttctcttttaaaaatttttattggatattttctttatttatgcttgaaatgttatcccctttcagtttcccctctggaaccccCGTATCCCATCACcactcccactgcttctatgagttGTTCTtccaccctcccacccatccACCGACCTACCCACTCtggccttcccaccctggcattcttcTACCCTGGGGCATTGACCCTTaagaggaccaagggcttcttctccctttgatgcctgacaaggccatcctctgctacatatgtgattgGACACAGGGTGTTTTTTCTTACAGCATACTTGCTTACAACCTTCTTTGTGGTAGCATTGGTGATTTGAGATaaaattcatctttatttttaggTTCATATATATGCCTACATGGGCACTTATGAGGAATCAAAACAATACTTGAGGAGGTATAGGTTTACAAATGTTGGAAATTATTTGGTATGTGCTATAGTTTCTGTTTTAAGTTCAATTACTCAATTTGCttcaatatgtatgtgtatatatactcacttgcatttatattattatatgtatatttgagATCTCTTTCTCACATGTATTACTTTTGGCTTATTAGATTGTCTTGgaggaaaaaaagacattattttGAGAATGGCTATTAGGATGTATTATCAGGGGGACAATAGAATTAGGCAAATAGAATAGAACATGATGAGTGCATAAAGAACTAGGCTCTAGTAGTTCTGTCTTGTCTCAAATTGTACTTCCACAGTGGCCTGTTCATCTGTAGTTTGTCAATAGGAATATTCATCATTTAAAGTTAGGCAATCCTTCTAGCAGGGTACAGTTCTAATCATGGAAGTTAGCTGAGGGCTGTCATTTACTCAGAAGCCTAGAACTTAGGGCAACATTGAAGAATTTCAGTGATCTGAACAGCACTGACTGACTGCAGATGGCCGCATGTTTCATGCATTGTGCAGTCAACCATCCTAAATGAGACACAACAAGGAATCTTGGcacatattatattaattaagGGTTATAGCAAGAATAAGTGATTATTTGTTCAATTTGTTAATTCATTTATTAATGTTTCTCAAGTCAGAATCACAGTATTTTAACTGTTATTAAACTGCCTAAAACATTCAGGTAGTTTTCAATAAACACTTGTCGAATTAAATTGTCTGTGATATTTGTGTGGTGTATGGTAGGAGCTAAATTTGTTTGGACAAATCAGGAAGAAATAACTGAGTATTGTAAGATGAGGAAACAATAAATActtaccttccttctcttctaataatatttttcagttttttaaatgtatcttttaAAGTTATGTTTAAGGGCCAGTATGCTTAtcacccatttatttatttatttatttatttacttacttacttacttacttacttacttattagatattttcttcatttacattccaaatgctactCTATCACCCATTTATAAACAATCCACTTTGGACATCTGTCTTGAACTCCATATTTTTTGATTGCATTAACTTAATAGGTTAAATTAATTCTGGCATAGATCCAAAAGGTATACACTTCTTAGGACACGCAGCTATGAATAGAACCCAGATTATTTTGCTAAATTTAAAAGACATCCAcagcctgggcagtggtggcatgtgcctataatcccagcacttgggagcctgaggcaggccgatttgtgagtttgaggccagcctggtctacaaagtgagtttcaggacagccacgcctgtacagagaaaccatgtcttgaaaaaccaaaagaaaagaatggaagaaaaacaaaaaaacaaaagacaaaccaaaaaccaaaccaaaacaaaactaaaagacatCCATTCTTTAACTTATCTCCTCAAGGCAGAAGGCTAATTTATGTTCTATGAGTTGTATTCTGGTTATTCAGAACTTTTggtctaatattcacttatcagtgaacaCATACcttgtatgtccttttgggtctggtttacctcactcaggatgatattttctagttccatctatttttcATTCAATATTTGTGgcatcatcatttttaatagctgagtagtattccattgtgcaaatgtaccacattttctgtatccattctcctactgagagacatctgggttgttctgGCTGCTATGCACAAGAAGGAAGGTCaaagtgtgtatgtgtcagtCCCACTTAGAAATATAGAAAGGGGTCTGGGTGGGAAAACGgttgagggaagaaaaaaaggtgGCAGAATCAAATATAGAAAGATACTGGagagaagtcctgagggccatgagaatgaatagaaatatgtagctgtGGGGCATAGGcgactgtggtggtggtggggaatcattagaaagtcccagattccagtgaagcaagaggctcccagaacccaatggggatgacattatcTGCAATACCTAACAGTGTGGAAATATAacttgaagagaccacctccaatagATAAACATGACCTCCCAGTTAAGGGACACAGCCATCCACCCATCTGAAAATCTTCAGTCCAGAATTGTTCTAGTGAAAGGAAATGCAAGAACAAAAAATTGGAGCAtagacttaaggaaaggccatccatatactgccccaccttgggaccCATCCCATCAAACCttaacactattgctgataccaagaagagcttgcagacaggaacctgttCTATGAGAGTCTCTATCAGCACCTGACTAACACAGATGCAGAACCTCACAGCAAACCACTGGACTAcacctggggaccccaatggaaagactgaaggagatgaaggggattgcaaccacatAGCAAAGACAACAGTATCAGCTAACTAGACCCTGCAGAGtcctcagggactaaaccaccaaccaaagaatatacatgagtgggtccatggctccagctacatacttagcagaggactgtcttatCTGACATCATTGGGCAGGGAGGTGCTTAGTCTGTTGCTCCAGCAGATGGGAAGACCCAGTGAGgagtaagtgggtgggtggatgagcaaCCTTTAGAGGCAAAAGGGtgaggagtttgtggaggggagatatttaaaatgcaaataaataaaataattaattttttttaaagaaaagaaggccATTGGGGTGAAGGATGCCTCAGTGGAGGGATGGATGCCTGAGGCCAGCtgagttgttttggttttctcttgATGGTAACCACAGAGAAAGAGCATCTGGGCTGGGGGAAACATGTGATCTTGACAAGTGTAAgatttacaccaagatattttatattatttttagctTTGTGAAGTCActtctttccctaatttcactttcagcctgtttatcatttgtatgaaTTAATGttgctgatttgtttgagttaattttagccactttgctgaatttgtttatcagttATAGGGACTTTCTGGTAGAATATTttgggtcacttacatatactatcatattatcctCAAATCGTGATGCCTTGACTTCCTTTTCAATTtatgtccccttgatctccttttgttgttgaaatgaCCTATCTAGAAGTTCaaatgctatattgaatagatagggagagagtgggcagccttgtcttgtccctgatgttagtgagattgcttcaagtttttaatCCATTTAAATTGTTGTTGGCTGATgttttgctgtgtattgcttttattctgtttaggtatgtgccatgaATCCCAGATATCGCTGAAAATAAGGAAGCTTGTGTTTTTCAAAAGGCTTTTAAAGCAtccaatgaaatgatcatgtgatttttgtatttgagtgtgtttatatagtggattatgtagATGGAATTTCTAAtttgaaccatccctgcttccctgggatgaagcctacttgatcagggTGAAGGAtggtttttatgtgttcttggatgtggtttgtgagtattttattgagcatttgtgTTGACTCATATTTATAGGACAAATTGGTCTTAAGAACTCTTTGTTTTTTAGGTCTCTGTGCGGTATACATATCATAGTATATGGCTTAATATAATGAATTCGGTAATgttc contains:
- the Olfr1020 gene encoding olfactory receptor 1020 → MVRSGKGIQNKNATEVTEFILLGLSDNPDLQGVLFALFLIIYTMTLVGNLGMMALIKIDRSLHTPMYFFLSSLSFVDASYSSSVTPKMLVNLMAEDKSISFNGCATQFFFFGSFLGTECFLLAMMAYDRYAAIWNPLLYPVLMSGRICFMLVSTSFLAGFGNAAIHTGMTFRLSFCGSNKINHFYCDTPPLLKLSCSDTHINGIVIMAFSSFNVISCVLIVLISYLCILIAILKMPSAEGRHKAFSTCASHLMAVTIFFGTILFMYLRPTSSYSMEQDKVVSVFYTVVIPMLNPLIYSLKNKDVKKAVKKILHNYVV